A genomic segment from Corythoichthys intestinalis isolate RoL2023-P3 chromosome 2, ASM3026506v1, whole genome shotgun sequence encodes:
- the fitm2 gene encoding acyl-coenzyme A diphosphatase FITM2 has translation MAAVDVVVCNLVTLWRIPAVRNKFPWMFLVISVVGSILKESQLVPDTYFSSSRNVLNVYFVKVSWGWTLLLLTPFLLLSNAAFSRNAAFLARRLLSLVVATAVWYSCTQTFFYIEDATGSCFKTVSMDRIDNRFASKAECRQAGYFWHGYDISGHSFILTYSALFIVEETAPMACLKTASWSALQRVVLNFLYVALNLLVIIWVWMFICTSVYFHDLSHKVLGTATGLLAWYLTYRLWYHKSWSPGLPPQRKLREQKRHP, from the exons ATGGCGGCGGTGGACGTCGTCGTGTGCAATTTGGTAACTCTTTGGAGGATACCGGCCGTCAGAAACAAATTCCCGTggatgtttttggtcatttctgtCGTGGGCTCCATTCTTAAAGAATCCCAACTCGTGCCGGACACTTACTTCAGCAGCAGCAGAAATGTCCTCAACGT GTATTTTGTCAAGGTGTCGTGGGGTTGGACGCTACTGCTGCTGACTCCCTTCCTCCTCCTCTCCAATGCAGCCTTTAGCCGCAACGCCGCCTTCCTGGCTAGACGGCTCCTCTCGCTTGTGGTGGCCACGGCCGTGTGGTACTCATGCACTCAGACCTTCTTTTACATCGAGGATGCGACCGGCTCATGTTTtaaaacggtctcaatggacaggaTTGATAACCGGTTTGCGTCCAAAGCCGAATGCAGGCAGGCCGGCTACTTCTGGCACGGCTACGACATCTCGGGACACTCCTTCATACTGACCTACTCGGCCCTCTTTATTGTGGAGGAAACGGCGCCCATGGCGTGCCTGAAGACTGCTAGCTGGTCGGCGCTACAGAGGGTAGTCCTCAACTTTTTGTACGTGGCGCTCAACCTCCTTGTCATCATATGGGTGTGGATGTTCATCTGCACCTCGGTTTATTTCCACGACCTTTCGCATAAGGTGCTGGGAACTGCGACTGGGCTGCTGGCGTGGTACTTGACATATCGCCTTTGGTACCATAAATCCTGGTCGCCGGGACTCCCGCCGCAGCGCAAACTCAGAGAACAGAAACGGCACCCATAA